From a single Nicotiana tabacum cultivar K326 chromosome 8, ASM71507v2, whole genome shotgun sequence genomic region:
- the LOC107794114 gene encoding putative late blight resistance protein homolog R1B-16: MAYASVASLMRKIELLLTFNSPARSLIRDNIAELLALHGNVSSLGIFLKNFEKSNDSGEMTDLEAQIKEVAEAVEHTIQMTLTEALVANDEMQKEKAHGRLGDCLKQVAEDIDRVRKETKKIQDKGKKASNESLVLDSSTKDIPNLKNNMVGRDDERKRLLENLTRGFSGEPKVIPIVGMGGIGKTTLAKEVFNDASIRSHFDVRAWATISSQYNVKDIYVSLLLFTKETKDERVHMKDEAMLADMLQKSLKGKRYLIVMDDMWNSKAWDDVRQCFPSEDKGSRILLTTRNTEVACYAGTGNLSLQMDFMNPDESWKLFKCTGFADVSLPHEFETIGKHIVDKCQGLPLSIIVVAGLLSKSKRTLEDWKIVARDVMSFVTDDPDKQCLHVLGLSYNHLTNDLKACLLYFGIFPEDSEIPVKKLVSLWMAEGFLKLENDLQGEAEKCLQDLIDRCLVLVCKKSLDETKIRSCKVHDLVYGFCLREVQNEIFFSLRQLAPGNPDYIYSDHYRILFVPQLITQQTDGDDENSGNLVRSIFSLYSTYSTFILEPDIIHCNFLKILDLSPITLDIFPPPILCLSFLRYLVLSTRGGRFDIPPEICRLWSLRTFIVEGYRPTYVHFPEQIWELWQLRHLGVYQFDLLNPPSISVDEERCLEFSNIHTVSGLCVSSCTEEVISGIRNVKKLGIYADEYEFKTFHGSKLFDNLANLHQLETLSLKISVPLQTKINKVPLTIPSAKAFPATLKKLKLDNTCLRWEDMDIIGELPDLEVLKLMLNACCGQEWHPIAGGFTRLKLLLIKHNYHLKYWKATNDNFPVLERLVITYCTELEEMPIEFADMDSLQLIELSYCTAQLEASAARIQQEQEDLGNKPVDVRISDTYNPCW; the protein is encoded by the exons ATGGCTTATGCTAGTGTTGCTTCTCTTATGAGAAAAATAGAACTGCTCCTGACATTCAATTCACCAGCACGATCTCTAATCCGTGACAACATAGCAGAACTTCTTGCTCTTCACGGAAATGTTAGTTCCTTgggaatatttctcaagaatttcGAGAAAAGCAATGATTCTGGGGAAATGACAGATTTGGAAGCACAGATAAAAGAAGTTGCAGAAGCTGTTGAACACACAATTCAAATGACACTGACTGAAGCTTTAGTGGCAAATGATGAAATGCAGAAAGAAAAGGCACATGGGAGGCTAGGTGATTGCCTAAAGCAAGTAGCAGAGGACATTGATCGTGTccggaaagaaacaaaaaagattcAAGATAAAGGCAAAAAAGCATCAAACGAATCTTTGGTTCTAGACAGTTCAACAAAAGATATCCCGAATTTGAAGAACAATATGGTGGGACGTGATGATGAAAGGAAAAGGTTGTTAGAAAATCTGACTAGAGGCTTCTCTGGTGAACCCAAAGTCATCCCAATTGTCGGGATGGGAGGTATTGGTAAAACAACTTTAGCTAAAGAAGTTTTCAATGATGCATCTATTCGATCTCATTTTGATGTCCGTGCTTGGGCTACTATATCTAGCCAATATAATGTAAAAGATATCTATGTAAGCCTTCTGCTttttacaaaagaaacaaaagatgaGAGAGTTCACATGAAAGATGAGGCAATGCTAGCAGACATGCTACAGAAAAGTTTAAAGGGTAAGAGATATTTAATTGTCATGGATGACATGTGGAACAGTAAAGCATGGGATGATGTGAGACAATGCTTTCCAAGTGAAGATAAAGGCAGTCGAATATTGTTGACTACTCGTAACACTGAAGTAGCTTGTTATGCTGGTACAGGAAATCTTTCTTTGCAGATGGATTTTATGAATCCAGATGAGAGTTGGAAACTTTTTAAATGTACGGGCTTTGCAGATGTATCATTACCACATGAGTTCGAGACTATCGGGAAGCATATTGTAGACAAATGTCAAGGGCTGCCACTATCTATTATCGTGGTTGCTGGGCTTCTGTCCAAATCTAAGAGGACACTAGAAGATTGGAAAATTGTTGCTAGGGATGTAATGTCATTTGTCACAGATGATCCTGATAAACAATGTTTACATGTGCTTGGGTTGAGTTACAATCACTTGACCAATGATTTAAAAGCATGTCTTCtgtattttggaatttttccAGAAGACAGTGAGATTCCAGTGAAGAAACTAGTGAGTTTATGGATGGCTGAAGGGTTCCTGAAGTTGGAAAACGACTTACAAGGAGAGGCTGAGAAGTGTTTACAAGATCTCATCGATAGATGTCTAGTTCTTGTATGCAAGAAAAGTTTGGATGAAACAAAAATTAGATCATGTAAGGTTCATGATCTAGTATATGGTTTTTGCTTGAGAGAAGTTCAAAACgaaatatttttttccttgaGACAGCTGGCACCTGGTAATCCGGACTATATTTACTCTGATCATTATAGGATCCTTTTTGTCCCTCAATTGATAACGCAGCAGACAGATGGTGACGACGAAAATTCGGGCAATCTAGTTCGTTCTATTTTCTCTTTGTACAGTACTTATTCAACTTTTATTCTCGAACCAGATATTATTCATTgcaattttctcaaaattttggacTTGAGTCCCATAACTCTTGATATTTTCCCTCCACCGATACTGTGCCTCAGTTTTTTGAGGTACCTAGTACTGTCCACCCGTGGTGGGAGGTTTGACATACCTCCAGAAATTTGCAGGTTATGGAGTCTACGAACATTCATTGTTGAAGGGTATCGTCCGACGTACGTACACTTTCCTGAACAAATTTGGGAACTGTGGCAATTAAGGCATCTCGGAGTGTATCAGTTTGATTTGCTAAATCCTCCAAGTATATCTGTTGATGAGGAGAGGTGCTTGGAATTTTCAAACATACACACTGTTTCTGGCTTGTGTGTAAGTAGTTGCACCGAGGAGGTTATTTCAGGGATTCGGAATGTTAAAAAATTAGGAATCTATGCAGATGAATATGAGTTTAAAACATTTCATGGATCTAAACTTTTTGACAATCTTGCCAATCTACATCAACTTGAAACATTGAGTCTTAAAATTTCAGTACCGCTGCAGACGAAGATTAATAAAGTGCCATTGACCATTCCAAGTGCAAAAGCTTTTCCAGCGACGCTCAAGAAGTTGAAGTTGGACAATACTTGTCTAAGGTGGGAGGACATGGATATCATAGGTGAGTTGCCTGACCTTGAGGTGCTGAAGCTAATGTTAAATGCTTGTTGTGGCCAAGAGTGGCATCCAATTGCAGGGGGTTTTACTCGGTTGAAGCTTTTGCTAATTAAGCATAATTATCATCTCaagtactggaaagccacaaatgACAATTTTCCTGTCCTTGAGCGCCTCGTGATCACATATTGCACTGAGTTGGAAGAGATGCCCATTGAGTTTGCAGATATGGACTCACTACAGCTAATTGAGTTAAGTTACTGTACAGCCCAACTTGAGGCTTCTGCTGCACGTATTCAACAAGAACAAGAAGACCTCGGAAACAAACCTGTGGATGTTCGTATCTCAGATACATACAATCCCT GTTGGTAA